The Streptococcus oralis Uo5 genome includes a window with the following:
- the sufD gene encoding Fe-S cluster assembly protein SufD, whose product MTKENIKLFSEMHAEPSWLADLRQKAFDKIESLELPVIERVKFHRWNLGDGTITESEPSANVPDFTALDNHLKLVQVGTQTVFEQTPVELAEQGVIFTDFHSALEEIPELIEEFFMSSVKYDDDKLAAYHTAYFNSGAVLYIPDNVEITEPIEGIFYQDSDSDVPFNKHILIIAGKNSKISYLERLESRGGGSAKATANITVEVIARSGAQVKFAAIDRLGENVTAYISRRGKLGNDASIDWAIGVMNEGNVVADFDSDLLGNGSHADLKVVALSSGRQVQGIDTRVTNYGCNSIGNILQHGVILEKATLTFNGIGHIIKGAKGADAQQESRVLMLSDQARSDANPILLIDENDVTAGHAASIGQVDPEDMYYLMSRGLDKATAERLVVRGFLGSVIVEIPVKEVRDEMIATIEEKLSKR is encoded by the coding sequence ATGACTAAAGAGAATATTAAACTTTTTTCAGAAATGCACGCTGAACCAAGCTGGTTGGCTGACCTCCGTCAAAAAGCTTTTGATAAGATTGAGAGTTTAGAGTTACCAGTTATCGAGCGTGTCAAATTTCACCGTTGGAATCTGGGAGATGGAACCATTACAGAAAGTGAACCGTCAGCAAATGTTCCTGACTTCACTGCTCTAGATAATCACTTGAAATTGGTGCAAGTAGGAACGCAGACTGTTTTTGAACAAACTCCAGTTGAGTTGGCTGAACAAGGAGTAATCTTTACAGACTTTCACTCAGCTTTAGAAGAAATTCCAGAGCTTATTGAGGAATTCTTCATGTCATCTGTTAAGTACGACGATGACAAATTGGCAGCCTACCACACAGCTTACTTTAATAGTGGCGCTGTTCTCTATATTCCAGACAATGTAGAAATCACAGAACCTATCGAAGGAATTTTCTACCAAGATAGTGATAGTGATGTGCCCTTTAACAAGCATATCCTTATCATTGCTGGTAAAAACTCTAAAATAAGCTATCTTGAACGTCTAGAGTCACGAGGTGGAGGTAGTGCAAAAGCAACTGCCAATATCACAGTTGAAGTGATTGCTCGTTCTGGTGCGCAAGTGAAATTTGCGGCCATTGACCGTTTAGGTGAAAATGTCACTGCCTACATTAGCCGTCGTGGTAAACTAGGCAACGATGCAAGCATTGACTGGGCTATTGGTGTCATGAACGAAGGAAATGTCGTTGCTGACTTTGATAGCGACTTGCTTGGAAATGGTAGCCATGCAGACCTTAAGGTTGTAGCTCTTTCAAGTGGTCGTCAGGTGCAAGGGATTGACACTCGCGTAACCAACTATGGTTGCAACTCTATTGGAAATATCCTGCAACATGGGGTTATTCTTGAGAAAGCAACTTTGACCTTCAACGGTATCGGTCACATCATCAAGGGAGCTAAGGGAGCGGATGCCCAACAAGAGAGCCGAGTTCTCATGCTTTCAGATCAGGCGCGTTCAGATGCCAACCCAATCCTTTTGATTGATGAAAATGATGTTACGGCAGGTCACGCGGCGTCTATCGGTCAGGTAGATCCAGAAGACATGTACTACCTCATGAGCCGTGGCTTGGACAAGGCAACTGCAGAACGTTTGGTTGTTCGTGGTTTCCTTGGCTCCGTTATCGTAGAGATTCCAGTCAAGGAAGTTCGTGACGAAATGATTGCAACCATCGAAGAAAAATTGTCAAAACGCTAA
- the rpsA gene encoding 30S ribosomal protein S1 encodes MNEFEDLLNSVSQVEPGDVVSAEVLTVDATQANVAISGTGVEGVLTLRELTNDRDADINDFVKVGEVLDVLVLRQVVGKDTDTVTYLVSKKRLEARKAWDKLVGREEEVVTVKGTRAVKGGLSVEFEGVRGFIPASMLDTRFVRNTERFVGQEFDAKIKEVDPKENRFILSRREVVEAATAAARAEVFGKLAVGDVVTGKVARITSFGAFIDLGGVDGLVHLTELSHERNVSPKSVVTVGEEIEVKILDLNEEEGRVSLSLKATTPGPWDGVEQKLAKGDVVEGTVKRLTDFGAFVEVLPGIDGLVHVSQISHKRIENPKEALTVGQEVTVKVLDVNADAERVSLSIKALEERPAQEEGQKEEKRAARPRRPKRQEKRDFELPETQTGFSMADLFGDIEL; translated from the coding sequence ATGAACGAATTTGAAGATTTGCTAAATAGCGTTAGCCAAGTTGAGCCTGGTGATGTTGTTAGTGCTGAAGTATTGACAGTTGATGCGACTCAAGCTAACGTTGCAATCTCTGGGACTGGTGTTGAAGGTGTCTTGACTCTTCGCGAATTGACAAACGATCGCGATGCAGATATCAATGACTTTGTGAAAGTAGGAGAAGTATTGGATGTTCTTGTACTTCGTCAAGTAGTTGGTAAAGATACTGATACAGTAACATACCTTGTATCTAAAAAACGCCTTGAAGCTCGCAAAGCATGGGACAAACTTGTAGGACGCGAAGAAGAAGTTGTTACTGTTAAAGGAACTCGTGCCGTTAAAGGTGGACTTTCAGTAGAATTTGAAGGTGTTCGTGGATTTATCCCAGCTTCAATGTTGGATACTCGTTTCGTACGTAACACTGAGCGTTTCGTAGGTCAAGAATTTGATGCTAAAATCAAGGAAGTTGATCCTAAAGAAAACCGCTTCATCCTTTCACGTCGTGAAGTTGTTGAAGCAGCTACTGCAGCAGCTCGTGCTGAAGTATTTGGTAAATTGGCTGTTGGTGATGTCGTAACTGGTAAAGTTGCTCGTATCACTAGCTTTGGTGCTTTCATCGACCTTGGTGGTGTTGATGGATTGGTTCACTTGACTGAATTGTCACACGAACGTAACGTATCACCTAAATCAGTTGTAACTGTTGGTGAAGAAATCGAAGTGAAGATCCTTGATCTTAACGAAGAAGAAGGACGCGTATCACTTTCACTTAAAGCAACAACACCTGGACCATGGGATGGCGTTGAGCAAAAATTGGCTAAAGGTGATGTAGTAGAAGGAACAGTTAAACGTTTGACTGACTTCGGTGCATTTGTTGAAGTATTGCCAGGTATCGATGGACTTGTTCACGTATCACAAATTTCACACAAACGTATCGAAAATCCAAAAGAAGCTCTTACTGTTGGTCAAGAAGTTACTGTTAAAGTCCTTGATGTTAACGCTGACGCAGAACGTGTATCACTTTCTATCAAAGCTCTTGAAGAGCGTCCAGCTCAAGAAGAAGGACAAAAAGAAGAAAAACGTGCTGCTCGTCCACGTCGTCCAAAACGTCAAGAAAAACGTGATTTCGAACTTCCAGAAACACAAACAGGATTCTCAATGGCTGACTTGTTCGGTGATATCGAACTTTAA
- the dnaX gene encoding DNA polymerase III subunit gamma/tau, with protein sequence MYQALYRKYRSQTFSQLVGQEVVAKTLKQAVEQEKISHAYLFSGPRGTGKTSVAKIFAKAMNCPNQVDGEPCNNCYICQAVTEGSLEDVIEMDAASNNGVDEIREIRDKSTYAPSLARYKVYIIDEVHMLSTGAFNALLKTLEEPTQNVVFILATTELHKIPATILSRVQRFEFKSIRTQDIKDHIQAILSKENISSEPDAVEIIARRAEGGMRDALSILDQALSLTQGNALTTAISEEITGTISLSALDDYVAALAQQDVPKALDSLNLLFENGKSMTRFVTDLLQYLRDLLVVQTGGENTHHSPVFMDNLALSQESLFEMIRIATVSLADMKASLQPKIYAEMMTIRLAEIKPEPVLSEAVESEISALRQEVARLKQELANVETVPKQVAPIPSRPATSKTVYRVDRNKVQAILQEAVENPELARQNLIRLQNAWGEVIESLAGPDKALLVGSQPVAANEHHAILAFESNFNAGQTMKRDNLNTMFGNILSQAAGFSPEILAISLEEWKEVRAAFSARNKSSQSDQEVEEESLIPEGFEFLADKVMVEED encoded by the coding sequence ATGTATCAAGCACTTTATCGAAAATATAGAAGCCAGACTTTTTCACAACTGGTAGGTCAAGAGGTTGTGGCTAAAACCCTAAAACAAGCAGTTGAGCAGGAAAAGATTAGTCATGCCTATCTTTTCTCGGGCCCTCGTGGAACTGGGAAGACCAGTGTAGCCAAGATTTTTGCCAAGGCTATGAACTGTCCGAATCAAGTGGACGGAGAACCATGTAATAACTGTTATATCTGCCAGGCAGTGACAGAAGGTAGTTTAGAAGATGTTATCGAAATGGATGCGGCTTCGAATAACGGAGTCGATGAGATCCGTGAAATTCGTGATAAATCTACTTACGCTCCTAGTTTAGCACGTTATAAGGTCTATATCATAGACGAGGTTCATATGTTGTCTACAGGAGCTTTTAATGCGCTTTTGAAGACCCTAGAGGAACCAACTCAAAATGTTGTCTTTATCTTGGCGACCACCGAATTGCACAAAATTCCAGCAACTATTTTATCGCGTGTCCAACGTTTTGAGTTTAAATCAATTCGAACGCAAGATATTAAGGACCATATCCAAGCTATTTTGTCAAAAGAAAATATCAGTTCTGAACCAGATGCTGTGGAAATCATTGCTAGACGAGCTGAAGGTGGGATGCGGGATGCCTTGTCTATTCTGGACCAAGCCTTGAGTTTGACTCAAGGGAATGCTTTAACTACAGCTATCTCTGAGGAGATTACAGGCACCATTAGTCTATCAGCTCTAGATGACTATGTGGCTGCTTTGGCCCAACAGGATGTCCCCAAAGCACTCGATTCTTTGAATCTTTTGTTTGAAAATGGCAAGAGCATGACTCGTTTTGTGACGGATCTCTTGCAGTATTTGCGGGATCTACTGGTTGTTCAGACAGGTGGCGAAAATACTCATCATAGTCCAGTTTTTATGGACAATCTAGCTCTTTCTCAGGAAAGTCTCTTTGAAATGATTCGAATAGCGACTGTGAGCTTGGCAGATATGAAAGCAAGCCTACAACCTAAGATTTATGCTGAGATGATGACCATTCGTTTAGCTGAGATTAAGCCCGAACCAGTGCTTTCAGAAGCTGTCGAAAGTGAGATTTCTGCACTGAGACAGGAAGTAGCTCGTCTTAAACAAGAACTTGCAAATGTTGAAACGGTGCCTAAACAAGTGGCGCCAATCCCTAGTCGTCCAGCCACTTCCAAGACAGTCTATCGAGTAGACCGTAATAAAGTTCAGGCTATCCTACAAGAAGCTGTTGAAAATCCTGAATTGGCACGGCAAAACTTGATTCGCCTCCAGAATGCATGGGGAGAAGTGATCGAAAGCTTAGCTGGTCCTGATAAGGCTCTGCTTGTTGGTTCTCAACCAGTTGCGGCAAACGAACACCATGCTATTTTAGCCTTTGAGTCTAATTTCAATGCAGGGCAAACCATGAAACGGGATAACCTCAATACCATGTTTGGCAATATTCTCAGCCAGGCGGCTGGATTTTCACCTGAAATCCTGGCAATTTCCCTAGAGGAATGGAAAGAAGTTCGAGCAGCATTTTCAGCTAGAAACAAGTCTTCTCAATCAGATCAAGAGGTAGAAGAAGAAAGCCTGATTCCAGAGGGATTTGAATTTCTGGCTGATAAAGTCATGGTCGAAGAAGACTAA
- a CDS encoding APC family permease, whose protein sequence is MNIFRTKDVSLRQTEMHCHLKLWDLILLGIGAMVGTGIFTITGTAAATLAGPSLVISIVVSALCVSLSALFFAEFASRVPATGGAYSYLYAILGELPAWIAGWLTIMEFMTAISGVASGWAAYFKGLLSNYGISMPQVLNGTFNPEQGTYIDLLPILVLALVTGVVLLNSKAALRFNSLLVVLKFSALALFILVGIWYIKPENWSNFAPFGFGQIYGGSTGIMAGASLMFFGFLGFESISMAVDEIQSPQKNIPRGIVLSLTIVTILYALVTLVLTGIVHYSKLNVDDAVAFSLRSIGIGWAANYVSLVAILTLITVCISMTYALSRMIYSLARDGLLPQSFKQLSKTSRVPKNATLLTGVASAIAAGVFPLASIAAFLNICTLAYLILLAYGIIKLRKDKGMPKEGEFKTPLVPLLPILSILICVSFMLQYSLDTWIAFGIALLVGLVIYFTYGFRHSTLAEEE, encoded by the coding sequence ATGAATATTTTTAGAACCAAGGATGTTAGTCTGAGACAGACAGAGATGCACTGCCATTTGAAGTTGTGGGATTTGATTCTTTTAGGAATAGGTGCCATGGTGGGGACGGGGATTTTCACCATTACAGGAACAGCAGCAGCCACCCTAGCTGGTCCATCACTAGTGATTTCCATTGTGGTTTCTGCCCTGTGTGTTTCTCTATCTGCCCTCTTTTTCGCAGAATTTGCCTCTCGTGTGCCTGCAACTGGTGGTGCTTATAGTTACCTCTATGCGATTCTAGGAGAATTGCCAGCCTGGATTGCCGGTTGGTTGACCATCATGGAATTCATGACGGCTATATCGGGTGTGGCGTCTGGCTGGGCAGCTTACTTTAAGGGCTTACTCAGTAATTATGGGATCTCCATGCCCCAAGTCTTAAATGGCACTTTTAACCCTGAACAAGGTACCTATATTGACCTTTTACCTATTTTGGTGCTTGCTTTGGTAACAGGAGTAGTCTTATTGAATTCAAAGGCAGCCTTGCGCTTTAATTCGCTTTTAGTAGTCTTGAAATTCTCTGCTCTCGCCCTGTTTATCCTAGTTGGTATTTGGTACATCAAACCTGAAAATTGGTCGAATTTTGCTCCTTTTGGCTTTGGCCAGATTTATGGAGGAAGCACTGGGATTATGGCAGGTGCATCTTTGATGTTCTTTGGATTTCTCGGATTTGAGTCTATTTCCATGGCAGTTGATGAAATCCAAAGCCCGCAAAAAAATATTCCTCGCGGAATTGTCCTTTCTCTGACAATCGTCACCATTCTCTATGCTTTGGTAACCTTAGTATTGACAGGGATTGTTCACTACAGTAAGCTCAATGTGGACGATGCAGTAGCATTTTCATTACGGAGTATTGGTATCGGCTGGGCGGCAAATTATGTTTCACTTGTAGCCATTCTAACCCTGATAACCGTATGTATCTCCATGACTTATGCTTTGTCTCGGATGATTTATAGCTTAGCACGTGATGGACTTTTACCTCAAAGTTTCAAACAATTAAGCAAGACTAGTCGCGTTCCTAAAAATGCGACCCTCTTAACAGGAGTTGCTTCAGCCATTGCTGCAGGAGTCTTTCCTCTAGCCAGTATTGCAGCCTTCTTAAATATCTGTACGCTAGCTTATCTCATTTTGCTAGCCTATGGAATAATAAAACTCAGAAAGGATAAGGGTATGCCAAAAGAGGGAGAGTTTAAAACACCCTTGGTGCCACTTTTGCCAATTCTTTCCATTCTTATCTGTGTTTCCTTTATGCTTCAATATAGTCTAGATACCTGGATCGCCTTTGGCATTGCTCTTCTAGTTGGTCTAGTCATTTACTTTACTTATGGGTTCCGCCATTCAACCCTCGCAGAAGAAGAATAA
- the sufB gene encoding Fe-S cluster assembly protein SufB, protein MAEERVEPKPIDLGEYKFGFHDDVEPVLSTGKGLNEGVIRELSAAKGEPEWMLEFRLKSYETFKKMPMQTWGADLSEIDFDDLIYYQKPSDKPARSWDEVPEKIKETFERIGIPEAERAYLAGASAQYESEVVYHNMKEEFEKLGIIFTDTDSALKEYPDLFKQYFAKLVPPTDNKLAALNSAVWSGGTFIYVPKGVKVDIPLQTYFRINNENTGQFERTLIIVDEGASVHYVEGCTAPTYSSNSLHAAIVEIFALDGAYMRYTTIQNWSDNVYNLVTKRAKALKDATVEWIDGNLGAKTTMKYPSVYLDGEGARGTMLSIAFANAGQHQDTGAKMIHNAPHTSSSIVSKSIAKGGGKVDYRGQVTFNKNSKKSVSHIECDTIIMDDLSASDTIPFNEIHNSQVALEHEAKVSKISEEQLYYLMSRGLSESEATEMIVMGFVEPFTKELPMEYAVELNRLISYEMEGSVG, encoded by the coding sequence ATGGCTGAAGAAAGAGTAGAACCAAAACCAATTGACCTTGGTGAATATAAATTTGGTTTCCATGATGATGTAGAGCCTGTCCTATCGACAGGAAAAGGACTCAACGAAGGTGTTATTCGTGAATTATCTGCTGCCAAGGGTGAGCCTGAGTGGATGCTGGAGTTCCGTTTGAAGTCTTATGAAACCTTCAAGAAAATGCCCATGCAAACTTGGGGAGCAGACTTGTCAGAGATTGACTTTGATGACTTGATCTATTACCAAAAACCATCTGATAAACCAGCCCGTTCTTGGGACGAAGTTCCTGAAAAAATCAAAGAAACCTTTGAACGTATCGGGATTCCAGAAGCTGAACGTGCTTATCTAGCTGGAGCTTCTGCCCAGTACGAGTCAGAAGTGGTTTACCATAACATGAAAGAAGAATTTGAGAAGTTAGGCATTATCTTTACAGATACGGATTCTGCCCTCAAGGAATACCCAGACTTGTTTAAACAATACTTTGCGAAGTTGGTACCGCCGACAGATAACAAGTTGGCAGCTCTCAACTCAGCAGTATGGTCTGGTGGAACCTTTATCTACGTGCCAAAAGGTGTCAAGGTAGATATTCCACTTCAAACCTACTTCCGTATCAATAACGAAAATACAGGTCAGTTTGAACGTACCCTGATTATCGTTGATGAGGGAGCAAGCGTCCACTACGTAGAAGGATGTACAGCACCAACATATTCAAGTAACAGTTTGCACGCAGCCATTGTAGAAATCTTCGCTTTGGACGGAGCCTACATGCGTTATACAACCATCCAAAACTGGTCTGATAATGTCTATAACTTGGTAACCAAACGTGCTAAAGCCTTGAAAGATGCGACTGTTGAGTGGATCGATGGAAACTTGGGTGCCAAAACAACCATGAAATACCCATCTGTTTACCTAGATGGAGAAGGGGCGCGTGGTACCATGCTTTCGATCGCCTTTGCTAATGCTGGGCAACACCAAGATACGGGTGCCAAGATGATCCACAACGCTCCACACACAAGCTCGTCTATCGTGTCTAAGTCTATCGCTAAAGGCGGCGGAAAAGTGGACTACCGTGGACAAGTAACCTTTAACAAAAACTCTAAGAAATCTGTCTCTCACATTGAGTGTGATACCATTATCATGGATGACTTATCAGCGTCAGATACCATTCCATTCAATGAAATTCACAACTCGCAAGTTGCTTTGGAGCACGAAGCCAAGGTATCCAAGATTTCAGAGGAACAACTCTACTATCTCATGAGTCGTGGATTGTCAGAATCTGAGGCAACCGAGATGATTGTCATGGGATTTGTCGAACCCTTCACTAAAGAGCTTCCAATGGAATATGCAGTTGAGCTGAACCGCTTGATTAGCTATGAAATGGAAGGTTCAGTCGGATAG
- a CDS encoding DUF3272 family protein, whose product MTRQQFIVIALFTAAETYFFNEAWMTGRYFMAAFWAILLFRNFRLSYVMGKIVDAIDQHLNRKD is encoded by the coding sequence ATGACTAGACAACAATTTATCGTGATAGCACTATTTACCGCTGCTGAGACTTATTTTTTTAATGAAGCTTGGATGACTGGTCGCTATTTCATGGCAGCCTTTTGGGCCATTCTACTTTTTCGAAATTTTAGATTAAGTTATGTAATGGGGAAAATAGTAGATGCCATTGATCAGCACCTAAACCGCAAGGATTAG
- a CDS encoding cysteine desulfurase: MLDVEAIRKDFPILDQIVNDEPLVYLDNAATTQKPLAVLETINRYYEKDNANVHRGVHTLAERATASYEAARETIRKFINAGSTKEVLFTRGTTTSLNWVARYAEEILTEGDQVLISIMEHHSNIIPWQEACRKTGAELVYVYLKDGSLDMADLQVKLTDKVKFVSLAHASNVLGVVNPIKEITQMAHQVGAIMVVDGAQSTPHMKIDVQDLDVDFFAFSGHKMAGPTGIGVLYGKEKYLEQMSPVEFGGEMIDFVYEQSASWKELPWKFEAGTPNMAGAIGLAAAVDYLEKIGMDAIESHEQELIAYVFPKLQEIEGLTIYGSQDLAQRSGVIAFNLGDLHPHDLATALDYEGVAVRAGHHCAQPLLQYLEVPATARASFYIYNTKADCDKLVDALQKTKEFFNGTF; the protein is encoded by the coding sequence ATGTTAGATGTAGAAGCGATTCGCAAGGATTTTCCAATTTTAGACCAGATTGTCAACGATGAACCTCTGGTCTATCTGGACAATGCTGCGACGACACAAAAACCACTAGCAGTTCTTGAAACAATCAATCGCTATTATGAGAAAGACAATGCCAACGTTCACCGTGGTGTTCATACCTTGGCGGAGCGTGCGACAGCATCCTATGAAGCTGCTCGTGAAACCATACGTAAGTTTATCAATGCTGGTTCTACAAAGGAAGTTCTCTTTACCAGAGGAACGACAACCAGTCTTAACTGGGTAGCACGCTATGCTGAAGAAATCTTGACTGAGGGCGACCAGGTCTTGATTTCCATCATGGAACACCATTCCAATATCATTCCTTGGCAGGAAGCTTGTCGCAAGACTGGAGCGGAGCTTGTCTATGTTTATCTCAAGGACGGATCTCTGGATATGGCTGACTTGCAGGTAAAATTAACTGACAAGGTCAAATTTGTTTCACTAGCTCACGCTTCAAATGTTTTGGGTGTGGTCAATCCCATCAAAGAAATCACACAAATGGCTCACCAAGTTGGAGCCATCATGGTGGTGGATGGTGCTCAATCTACGCCTCATATGAAGATTGATGTTCAGGACTTGGATGTGGACTTCTTTGCCTTTTCAGGTCATAAGATGGCTGGTCCAACTGGTATTGGCGTCCTTTATGGTAAAGAAAAGTATCTGGAACAAATGTCACCAGTAGAATTTGGTGGCGAAATGATTGATTTCGTTTATGAACAATCTGCTAGTTGGAAGGAATTGCCTTGGAAATTCGAGGCTGGTACTCCTAATATGGCAGGTGCAATTGGACTAGCTGCTGCAGTAGATTATCTAGAAAAGATTGGTATGGATGCCATTGAATCTCATGAACAGGAATTGATTGCATACGTCTTTCCAAAATTGCAGGAAATTGAAGGGTTAACCATTTATGGTTCGCAAGACCTGGCTCAACGTTCAGGTGTCATTGCCTTTAACCTAGGGGATCTTCATCCCCATGACCTAGCTACAGCACTTGATTATGAAGGAGTAGCAGTTCGAGCCGGTCACCATTGCGCCCAACCTTTGCTCCAATATTTGGAAGTCCCAGCAACAGCTCGTGCAAGTTTTTATATCTACAATACCAAGGCAGATTGCGACAAGCTAGTCGATGCCCTACAAAAGACAAAGGAGTTTTTCAATGGCACTTTCTAA
- the sufU gene encoding Fe-S cluster assembly sulfur transfer protein SufU, with the protein MALSKLDSLYMAVVADHSKNPHHQGKLEDAEQISLNNPTCGDVINLSVKFDAEDRLEDIAFLNSGCTISTASASMMTDAVLGKTKQEILELATIFSEMVQGQKNDRQDQLGDAAFLSGVAKFPQRIKCATLAWNALKKTIENQEKQ; encoded by the coding sequence ATGGCACTTTCTAAACTAGATAGCCTTTATATGGCAGTGGTGGCAGACCATTCGAAAAATCCACATCACCAAGGGAAGCTGGAAGATGCTGAGCAAATCAGCCTCAATAACCCAACCTGTGGGGATGTTATCAACCTCTCTGTCAAGTTTGACGCAGAGGACCGTTTGGAAGATATTGCTTTTCTAAATTCAGGATGCACGATTTCAACTGCCTCTGCTAGTATGATGACAGATGCAGTTTTAGGCAAGACCAAACAAGAAATTTTAGAGCTTGCGACCATTTTTTCTGAAATGGTTCAAGGGCAAAAAAATGACCGCCAAGACCAACTTGGCGATGCAGCTTTCTTATCAGGTGTTGCCAAATTCCCACAACGGATTAAGTGTGCAACTCTAGCTTGGAATGCCCTTAAGAAAACAATTGAAAATCAAGAAAAACAGTAA
- the sufC gene encoding Fe-S cluster assembly ATPase SufC: MSVLEIKDLHVEIEGKEILKGVNLTLKTGEIAAIMGPNGTGKSTLSAAIMGNPNYEVTKGEVLFDGVNILELEVDERARMGLFLAMQYPSEIPGITNAEFLRAAMNAGKEDDEKISVREFITKLDEKMELLNMKEEMAERYLNEGFSGGEKKRNEILQLLMLEPTFALLDEIDSGLDIDALKVVSKGVNAMRGEGFGAMIITHYQRLLNYITPDVVHVMMEGRVVLSGGPELAARLEREGYAKLAEELGYDYKEEL; encoded by the coding sequence ATGTCAGTATTAGAGATCAAAGATCTTCACGTTGAGATTGAAGGAAAAGAAATTTTGAAAGGAGTCAATCTGACTCTGAAAACAGGAGAAATCGCAGCTATCATGGGGCCAAATGGTACAGGTAAATCAACTCTTTCTGCAGCTATTATGGGGAACCCTAACTATGAAGTTACCAAAGGGGAGGTCTTGTTTGATGGCGTAAACATCCTTGAATTGGAAGTGGACGAGCGTGCGCGTATGGGACTTTTCCTGGCTATGCAATACCCATCTGAAATTCCTGGAATCACCAACGCTGAATTTCTTCGTGCAGCCATGAATGCTGGTAAAGAAGATGATGAAAAGATTTCAGTTCGTGAGTTCATCACTAAACTAGACGAGAAAATGGAATTGCTCAACATGAAAGAAGAAATGGCAGAGCGTTACCTCAACGAAGGTTTCTCAGGTGGTGAGAAAAAACGTAATGAAATTCTTCAACTCTTGATGTTGGAACCAACATTTGCCCTTTTGGATGAAATTGACTCAGGTCTTGATATTGATGCTCTTAAAGTTGTATCGAAAGGTGTCAATGCCATGCGTGGTGAAGGCTTTGGTGCTATGATTATCACTCACTACCAACGTCTTTTGAATTACATCACACCAGACGTGGTCCACGTGATGATGGAAGGTCGTGTTGTCCTTTCTGGTGGTCCAGAATTGGCTGCCCGTTTGGAACGTGAAGGATACGCAAAACTAGCTGAAGAACTTGGCTACGACTACAAGGAAGAATTGTAA
- a CDS encoding GAF domain-containing protein, with product MLDSEKQSQYQLLNEELSYLLEGESNVLANLSNASALLKSRFPNTVFAGFYLFDGSELVLGPFQGGVSCIRIPLGKGVCGEAAEFQETVLVGDVSTYPNYISCDSMAKSEIVVPMLKNGRLLGVLDLDSSLIDDYNAVDRDYLEQFVAILLEKTEWDFTMFEEKA from the coding sequence ATGTTAGATTCAGAAAAACAATCACAATATCAATTGTTAAATGAGGAACTCTCTTATTTACTTGAAGGTGAGAGCAATGTTCTTGCCAATCTTTCGAATGCTAGTGCCCTTCTAAAATCTCGCTTTCCGAATACTGTATTTGCAGGTTTTTATCTGTTTGATGGTAGCGAATTGGTTTTAGGGCCTTTTCAGGGCGGCGTTTCTTGCATTCGTATTCCGCTCGGGAAGGGCGTGTGTGGAGAAGCTGCTGAGTTTCAAGAGACTGTTTTAGTTGGCGATGTAAGTACCTATCCAAACTACATTTCTTGCGATAGTATGGCAAAGAGTGAAATCGTAGTTCCCATGCTCAAGAATGGTCGATTGCTAGGTGTTTTAGACCTGGATTCTTCACTTATCGATGATTACAATGCTGTTGACCGTGATTACTTGGAACAATTTGTCGCTATTTTGCTTGAGAAGACAGAATGGGACTTTACGATGTTTGAGGAGAAAGCCTAA